From one [Ruminococcus] lactaris ATCC 29176 genomic stretch:
- a CDS encoding polymorphic toxin type 35 domain-containing protein: MKKWDKWKKRILVFVVTGCMLLDSDMAVLAEETQKVVSNLYDEYQTEQLYKKQYEETVGQVQPEQSAENNDDLKKNLKDAEVLVESAFNEKEQVSLRLPEITKYTDEKEVELTGLYGEPVEVKEHEKVFQVDATHYVTLLTSEANTYESTSGEMRPVDLTLIPKDIEGKEEVKIPTEEEIRDPNLDLIYEPKDSSIDVSFPANVTEERGIEITNKEHTLELFPQEGTYGNATTKDHALLYNNVQENIDVQYSVDTTGVKEDIILREKTEQNEFHYVFDAERYDVECKDNQIFIREKGKNTILFVLSAPLMSDSDGSQSQKIEMTAEKQSDDHTYVITVRADKDWLQAEERVYPVKIDPTVTIPTESLIEVTTSTVHGTYHGAGYGYAGYITSAMTGVPGAKDIGRSRMYFAVNYDFRKSIPSEAKIDSASLNVYQYVDYPQTNATFACYRINSPWNAGSLTWDNSVGLSLEPSGENAVSVHKHGMHQFDIRETVNNWVQGITDNNGLVVMATNETDFGGAFYTPYSTGTGGQVDFSWDKRPSITINWSVPDPVNLNYGLNDTTVALRSMVLTDKSGKLQFQGVFADGIATPGAMVGYALNDEKKDYQGVSLASYSYKYPDSSSFDSAFSKETTKYKDKLGNWQTVYPFTEPEFNVLYYINGTAAKDGITGQTKKSDDFTIYKVTQYDTLPKIANYYGIPLAQIMHDNRVQDMLLVENNTLFIRNPKKNATVPYNPPALGDTEKAKIDAALMGRGLHCEFGFEPVNLNTGNFYLNRTDVSIPDYTDDFVIERNYNSKRAELASVFGRGWSFDYTEQITKDKDGNLCYHRGDGSILLFTEKDGEYTAPDGYELKLNRKKIKENMFDFGEGEESYPVYQYTITDETNVTKTFNYFGMLTSIEDEKGNQTVLTYDDNYNLREITSPAGPKYEFTTNEEGYITAIQLPNGSTLSYAYDGNGNLISYTDANGAVTKYEYDDAHRMTAWYDANGTRIVQNVYDDQGRVTTQTDANGGVSSLTYKDGQTVATDANGNQTVYYYDDQMRTVKVKNPDGTTRTMEYNAENQLESETDELGHTTRHQYDEAGNETIQTRFDGKKKTWDYDENHHVIRESGYDGIATEYTYDKSGNLLTITIAGKLQHTYTVDAQGRILTDTDANGNTITYTYSGARLITMTDAKGNRTSYSYNAHGLLTEITDALGGVTSCTYDAEGRKTGETTADGEHTGYTFDASGNVTAVTDGNGNTVSFAFDGMGNKIKADNGTGGTYSYTYDAVGNQTSLTDAEGNTTTYTYNVRGNKLTETDAAGDTITYTYDALGNILTQTDENGNTTSYTYDYAQNQVNSVTDAAGEQVSYTFQEDGLPTQITYPQGTSDNYTYDELARTTSYTDEGGLTIRYTYDDNGNVLTEDADGLVTSYKYDKLNNRTKTTYPDGTAVSYKYDVLGHLKEMTDANGNTTTYHYSSDGKLLELTDALGNTTKVAYDGNGNQTSLTDAAGNTSSTVFGKQNQPKTVTDALGNVTTYRYNQMEQLIELTDALGGKITYTYNKKGLPSGVTDGGGNTYEMTYTATGLYDTITAPDGTTVKYEYNRLNQPVKETRSSGLVTEYEYDAKGRVTHTWDNEGFEETYEYDVYGNKSSVTNAFGEETRYSYDKYQRLVKVVEADGAKNTYTYDEVGNLTEATDAEGKITTYTYDANGNVTQKEDSSGRIWKYSYNVLNQLTEEINPAGERTSYTYDVLGNLTGVTDANGNTETYGYNALSLPVIHTDKNGNDTLFTYDALQRLTKITTAEGGEESYAYDAAGNQIRYTDAEGNVTETAYDNMNRKVGETLPNGGTYAYEYDGNGSLSKETDPLGNVTSYKNNLHGQVTSKILPNGAEYTYAYDKLERITGQTAPQGLKKSYTYDIAGNLIRETDQSDRSISYEYDIMGRLKSVENPLGQKTAYTYDENGNLSSQVSPMGNTMRYSYDKLDRLEETLDPAGRKESYTYDSVGNLTKKTVNDTRVTSYVYDANGNLTSLTNVLGQTETKKYDNMNRLVQETDAVGAKTTYQYDRKGQLLSSTDGNGNTTAVAYDGNGNVISVTDGEGRQVRYAYDLADRLTEAMAGDASYENRNTYTYDEVGNLISTTDGNGNKMTYTYDLLSNQTSRTNALGETESYSYNLNNRLEKITRPNGNTIQYDYNKLDALLQTDYSEEADGQVLYTYDEEGKRLSMSDLTGTSTYQYDADGRITGVQQGDGSVILYNYDSYGNLAKLIYPDGSEVQYEYDALDRLIKVTDREGKETGYTYDVAGNMTEVLRANQTSAKLTYDAAHQVTEIQNRDAKGKTISTYRYTYDLSGYILTESIKTKEETKVSNYGYDAAGQLSEIVMKDSEDKVIQRVTYAYDGAGNKIEVRQSTENALEQATETITKNTYNAANRLVSSEQDGKETTYIYDANGNRVRELDADEKTHTYTYDTENRLIAVRDDKGLLMAALYDGDSNRMFTANRTEDTKEYQLFKEKKKSPKTSDQGREGSMFWYGFGQNFLQGFQVAKESIGQTWRELWEDLVSAYHRKIAKDRADEEGIVVNPDGITNMPGVGEVTYPSETSQALIPYKVVTDTYDYFESRNYVNDINQQYTQVLTAYDENGKVRETYTYGNERLDYSDGTDTYYYGYTGTGSVDHLTNTEGILETAYSYDAFGNVSVSGNTEIQNPYTYNAEYIDASTGNQYLRARYYDLEEGIFLTQDSYLGSLLEPLSQNLYTYAENNPVNYSDPSGHGILSKIKSAAKKVTTTVKNTYNKAKTWVKNTYNKAKNWVSNTYQNAKKALTNVVSSSGSSEKNKSGKSSSGGRYSSGGSNAGNRKYSSSSRGSSKSNFYRPSTYERAKRFGQSRYNWFSSKMKESGNIRNSWTKAIEKTVRKFCTTANRIKKDAVKSVKAANIAIGISAITIGKMKLEQLKKKLPNINISIDYTGTWKDSLQLGLGIVTTGGGLLLTLAGGGSEIASVGSSSAISIPVATEGIGIAGSGLAISFDALRNMFDVRIQKSESSKGDESGKNIRGSSQNYMEQLDDFSENKIDHMVNGSKGSNHNWEKLVPDKNWNDIKNIVNDVMENGEEGPYKSVFSKKKIIDGYEVEVTYNKLSDGTVRISDAWINP; this comes from the coding sequence ATGAAAAAGTGGGATAAATGGAAAAAACGAATTTTGGTATTCGTTGTTACTGGATGTATGTTATTAGATTCTGATATGGCGGTTTTAGCGGAAGAAACTCAAAAAGTAGTTTCAAATCTATATGATGAATATCAGACAGAACAATTATATAAGAAGCAGTATGAGGAAACGGTTGGACAGGTGCAGCCTGAGCAGTCAGCAGAGAATAACGATGATTTGAAAAAGAACTTAAAAGATGCAGAAGTTTTGGTAGAAAGTGCATTCAATGAAAAAGAACAGGTTTCACTGCGTCTGCCTGAAATTACGAAATATACTGATGAAAAGGAAGTTGAACTGACAGGGTTATACGGAGAGCCAGTGGAAGTAAAAGAACATGAAAAAGTATTCCAGGTGGATGCGACTCATTATGTTACATTGCTTACATCGGAAGCGAATACCTATGAATCAACTTCCGGGGAAATGCGTCCGGTTGACCTTACTTTAATACCCAAGGATATAGAAGGCAAAGAGGAAGTAAAAATTCCGACAGAAGAAGAGATTCGTGACCCAAATCTGGACCTTATCTATGAACCAAAGGACAGCAGCATAGATGTTAGTTTTCCGGCGAATGTTACAGAGGAACGTGGGATTGAAATTACGAATAAAGAACATACACTGGAACTTTTCCCGCAGGAAGGAACTTATGGGAATGCAACAACGAAAGATCATGCACTGCTTTATAATAATGTTCAGGAAAATATTGATGTACAGTATAGTGTGGATACGACTGGAGTGAAGGAAGACATTATCTTACGGGAGAAAACAGAGCAGAATGAATTCCATTATGTCTTTGATGCAGAGAGATATGATGTAGAATGCAAAGATAACCAGATCTTCATTCGTGAAAAGGGTAAGAACACCATCCTGTTTGTCCTGTCTGCACCTTTGATGTCTGATTCTGATGGCAGTCAGTCTCAGAAAATTGAAATGACAGCGGAGAAACAATCCGATGATCATACTTATGTGATTACAGTCCGTGCAGACAAAGACTGGCTTCAGGCAGAAGAAAGGGTTTATCCTGTAAAAATCGATCCGACGGTTACGATTCCGACAGAAAGCCTGATTGAGGTCACAACAAGTACAGTTCATGGAACCTATCATGGAGCCGGTTATGGCTATGCCGGATACATCACCAGTGCCATGACTGGTGTGCCGGGGGCAAAGGACATTGGGCGGAGCAGAATGTATTTTGCAGTTAATTACGATTTCAGGAAGAGTATTCCTTCAGAAGCAAAAATTGACAGTGCCAGCCTGAATGTATATCAGTATGTGGATTATCCGCAGACAAATGCAACCTTTGCATGTTACCGGATCAATTCCCCATGGAATGCAGGAAGTCTTACATGGGATAATTCTGTGGGACTTTCATTGGAACCTTCAGGAGAGAATGCAGTGTCTGTCCATAAACATGGGATGCACCAGTTTGATATCAGGGAAACGGTGAATAACTGGGTACAGGGGATTACAGATAACAATGGACTGGTTGTTATGGCAACGAATGAGACGGATTTTGGAGGTGCATTCTACACGCCATATTCTACAGGAACGGGCGGACAGGTGGATTTTTCCTGGGACAAACGCCCAAGTATCACTATTAACTGGAGTGTGCCGGATCCGGTGAATCTAAATTACGGACTTAACGATACGACAGTTGCACTCAGAAGCATGGTACTGACGGATAAGAGCGGAAAACTGCAGTTCCAGGGAGTGTTTGCAGATGGCATCGCAACACCGGGAGCTATGGTAGGTTATGCCTTAAATGATGAGAAAAAAGATTATCAGGGCGTTTCTCTGGCAAGCTATTCCTATAAATATCCGGACAGCAGCAGTTTTGACAGTGCATTTTCTAAGGAGACGACGAAATATAAAGATAAACTTGGGAACTGGCAGACGGTATATCCTTTTACAGAGCCGGAATTCAATGTGCTTTATTACATCAATGGGACGGCGGCGAAGGATGGAATCACGGGCCAGACAAAAAAGAGTGATGACTTTACCATTTATAAAGTGACACAGTATGACACGCTTCCGAAGATTGCGAATTATTATGGAATACCGCTTGCCCAGATTATGCACGACAACCGGGTACAGGATATGCTTCTGGTGGAGAATAATACTCTGTTTATTCGTAATCCAAAGAAGAATGCGACCGTTCCATATAATCCACCGGCACTGGGTGATACAGAAAAAGCAAAGATTGATGCGGCATTGATGGGAAGAGGACTGCACTGCGAATTTGGATTTGAACCGGTGAATTTAAATACCGGAAATTTCTATCTGAACCGTACCGATGTGTCCATTCCGGATTACACGGATGATTTTGTGATTGAACGGAACTACAACTCCAAAAGAGCAGAACTCGCCAGTGTATTCGGTCGTGGGTGGTCGTTTGATTACACCGAACAGATCACAAAAGATAAAGACGGTAATCTGTGTTATCACCGGGGAGATGGAAGCATTTTGCTCTTTACTGAAAAAGACGGGGAATATACAGCACCGGATGGTTATGAACTGAAACTGAACCGAAAGAAGATCAAAGAAAACATGTTTGACTTTGGGGAGGGAGAAGAAAGCTATCCGGTCTATCAGTACACCATCACAGATGAAACGAATGTAACAAAAACATTTAATTACTTTGGAATGCTGACTTCCATCGAAGATGAAAAAGGAAACCAGACCGTCCTTACCTATGATGACAATTATAATCTCAGGGAGATTACATCTCCGGCAGGACCAAAATACGAGTTTACAACAAATGAAGAAGGATATATTACCGCAATTCAGCTTCCGAACGGCAGTACCCTGTCCTATGCCTATGACGGGAACGGAAATCTGATCTCTTACACAGATGCCAACGGAGCGGTGACAAAGTATGAATACGATGACGCTCATCGCATGACCGCATGGTATGATGCGAACGGTACGCGAATTGTCCAAAATGTGTATGATGATCAGGGAAGAGTGACCACTCAGACCGATGCCAATGGTGGAGTCTCAAGTCTCACTTATAAAGATGGACAGACCGTGGCGACCGATGCCAATGGGAATCAGACGGTTTATTATTACGATGATCAGATGCGGACCGTCAAAGTAAAAAATCCGGACGGCACGACCCGTACTATGGAATACAATGCGGAAAACCAGCTGGAAAGTGAAACAGACGAACTGGGCCATACAACCAGGCATCAGTATGACGAGGCAGGAAATGAAACCATTCAGACCCGGTTTGATGGGAAGAAAAAGACCTGGGACTATGACGAGAACCATCATGTCATTCGTGAGAGCGGATATGACGGAATTGCTACAGAATATACCTATGATAAATCAGGTAATCTTCTGACAATAACAATTGCCGGAAAATTACAACATACTTATACCGTAGATGCACAGGGAAGAATCCTGACAGATACCGATGCCAATGGAAATACCATTACCTACACCTATTCCGGTGCAAGGCTGATTACGATGACAGATGCAAAGGGAAACAGGACATCCTACAGCTACAATGCACATGGACTTCTGACAGAGATAACTGACGCACTGGGCGGTGTGACATCCTGTACTTATGATGCAGAAGGACGAAAGACCGGCGAGACAACCGCAGACGGAGAACATACAGGGTATACGTTCGACGCATCCGGAAATGTGACGGCAGTTACAGACGGAAATGGCAACACCGTATCTTTCGCCTTTGACGGGATGGGAAATAAAATCAAAGCGGACAACGGCACAGGAGGAACATACAGCTATACCTACGATGCAGTCGGCAATCAGACATCCCTGACCGATGCGGAAGGGAATACAACGACGTATACCTATAATGTAAGAGGCAACAAACTGACAGAAACAGATGCGGCAGGAGATACCATTACCTACACCTATGATGCACTTGGGAATATCCTGACGCAGACGGATGAAAATGGAAATACAACAAGTTATACTTATGATTATGCACAGAATCAGGTAAATTCTGTCACAGATGCCGCAGGAGAACAGGTGTCCTATACATTTCAGGAGGATGGACTTCCGACACAGATCACATATCCGCAAGGAACCAGTGACAACTATACCTATGATGAACTGGCAAGAACAACTTCTTACACAGATGAGGGAGGACTTACCATTCGTTACACCTATGATGACAATGGAAATGTCCTGACAGAGGATGCTGACGGGCTTGTTACATCGTACAAATATGACAAGCTGAATAACCGGACAAAGACTACTTACCCGGATGGAACAGCCGTGTCTTATAAATATGATGTGCTGGGACACTTAAAAGAGATGACCGACGCCAACGGTAATACGACGACTTACCACTACAGCAGTGATGGAAAACTCTTGGAACTGACGGACGCACTGGGCAATACAACGAAAGTCGCTTACGATGGAAACGGAAACCAGACTTCACTGACAGACGCCGCCGGAAATACAAGCAGTACAGTGTTCGGCAAGCAGAACCAGCCGAAGACAGTGACGGACGCACTGGGAAATGTAACAACTTATCGTTACAATCAGATGGAACAACTCATAGAACTGACAGACGCACTGGGCGGAAAGATCACCTATACTTATAACAAGAAGGGTCTGCCATCCGGTGTGACCGATGGTGGCGGCAACACTTATGAGATGACATACACTGCCACAGGTCTGTACGATACAATCACAGCGCCGGACGGAACAACGGTAAAATATGAATATAATCGTTTAAATCAGCCGGTGAAAGAGACGAGAAGCAGCGGACTGGTGACAGAGTATGAATATGATGCCAAGGGAAGAGTGACTCATACATGGGACAATGAAGGCTTTGAAGAGACTTATGAGTATGATGTATATGGAAATAAAAGTTCTGTAACAAATGCATTCGGAGAAGAGACGAGGTATTCCTACGATAAGTATCAGCGGCTGGTGAAAGTCGTGGAAGCAGATGGAGCTAAGAACACTTATACCTATGATGAGGTGGGCAATCTGACGGAAGCCACAGATGCAGAAGGAAAAATTACAACCTATACCTATGATGCCAATGGAAATGTCACTCAGAAAGAAGACAGCAGCGGACGAATCTGGAAGTATAGCTATAATGTGCTAAACCAGCTGACAGAAGAAATCAATCCGGCAGGGGAGAGAACAAGTTACACCTATGATGTACTTGGCAATCTGACCGGTGTGACCGATGCCAATGGAAATACAGAAACATATGGCTATAATGCACTGTCTCTTCCGGTGATACATACCGATAAAAATGGTAATGACACGCTGTTTACTTACGATGCCCTTCAGAGACTTACAAAAATAACAACCGCAGAGGGCGGAGAAGAAAGTTATGCTTACGATGCAGCGGGCAATCAGATCCGTTATACTGATGCAGAAGGAAATGTAACGGAAACTGCCTATGACAACATGAACCGGAAAGTGGGAGAGACCCTTCCGAATGGCGGAACATATGCCTATGAATATGACGGGAACGGATCACTGAGTAAAGAAACCGATCCGCTGGGAAATGTAACCTCTTATAAAAATAACCTGCATGGACAGGTGACATCGAAAATCCTTCCAAATGGAGCAGAATACACGTATGCCTATGATAAGCTGGAAAGAATCACAGGACAGACGGCACCACAGGGGCTGAAGAAGTCTTATACTTACGATATCGCCGGCAATCTGATCCGTGAGACGGATCAGTCAGACCGGAGCATATCTTATGAATATGACATCATGGGCAGACTGAAAAGTGTAGAAAATCCACTGGGGCAGAAAACCGCTTATACCTATGATGAGAACGGAAATCTCTCTTCACAGGTATCACCGATGGGAAATACCATGCGGTACAGCTATGACAAGCTGGACAGACTGGAGGAAACACTGGATCCGGCAGGAAGAAAAGAAAGCTATACTTACGACAGCGTTGGCAACCTGACGAAAAAGACGGTGAATGATACCCGTGTGACCAGCTATGTGTATGATGCCAATGGCAATCTGACTTCTCTGACCAATGTGTTAGGGCAAACAGAGACGAAAAAGTATGATAACATGAACCGTCTGGTGCAGGAAACAGATGCGGTCGGAGCAAAGACTACCTATCAGTATGATAGGAAAGGACAGTTGCTATCCTCCACAGACGGAAATGGGAATACCACAGCGGTCGCTTACGATGGAAACGGCAATGTGATATCTGTTACCGATGGAGAAGGCAGACAGGTACGATATGCTTACGATCTGGCTGATCGGCTGACGGAAGCGATGGCAGGAGATGCAAGCTATGAAAATCGGAATACTTATACCTATGATGAAGTAGGCAATCTGATTTCTACCACAGACGGAAATGGCAACAAGATGACTTACACCTATGATCTGTTGTCCAACCAGACATCAAGAACCAATGCGCTGGGAGAAACAGAAAGCTACAGTTATAATCTGAATAACCGTCTGGAAAAGATCACCCGTCCAAACGGAAATACGATTCAGTATGACTATAACAAGCTGGATGCACTTCTTCAGACGGATTACTCGGAAGAAGCAGACGGACAGGTATTGTATACTTATGATGAAGAAGGCAAACGCCTTTCCATGTCTGATCTGACCGGAACTTCCACCTATCAGTATGATGCGGATGGACGGATCACGGGCGTACAGCAGGGAGACGGAAGTGTTATCTTATATAACTATGACAGCTACGGAAATCTTGCGAAGCTGATCTATCCGGACGGAAGCGAAGTACAGTATGAATATGATGCACTGGACCGGCTGATAAAAGTCACAGATCGGGAAGGAAAAGAGACCGGTTATACTTATGACGTGGCTGGAAATATGACAGAAGTTTTGCGTGCAAACCAAACGAGTGCAAAGCTTACTTATGATGCCGCACATCAGGTGACGGAGATCCAGAACAGAGATGCAAAAGGAAAGACAATCTCAACCTACCGCTATACCTATGACCTGTCGGGCTATATCCTGACAGAGTCTATTAAAACGAAGGAAGAGACTAAGGTATCTAATTACGGTTACGATGCGGCGGGACAGCTCAGCGAGATTGTGATGAAGGATTCAGAAGATAAAGTGATCCAGAGAGTGACGTACGCTTATGACGGAGCAGGAAACAAGATCGAAGTCCGCCAAAGTACGGAAAACGCATTGGAGCAGGCGACAGAAACTATCACAAAGAATACCTACAACGCGGCAAACCGACTGGTGTCAAGCGAGCAGGATGGAAAAGAGACAACCTATATCTACGATGCGAACGGAAACCGTGTAAGGGAATTAGATGCGGATGAAAAGACGCATACTTATACCTATGATACGGAGAATCGTCTGATAGCCGTACGTGATGACAAAGGACTTCTGATGGCGGCACTCTATGACGGAGACAGTAACCGGATGTTCACAGCGAACCGCACGGAAGATACGAAGGAGTATCAGCTCTTCAAGGAGAAAAAGAAATCTCCGAAGACCTCTGACCAGGGAAGAGAAGGATCTATGTTCTGGTACGGATTCGGACAGAACTTCCTGCAGGGATTCCAGGTAGCCAAAGAGTCCATCGGTCAGACATGGAGAGAACTCTGGGAAGATTTGGTATCAGCTTATCACAGAAAGATCGCGAAAGACCGGGCGGATGAAGAGGGAATCGTGGTAAACCCGGACGGCATTACGAACATGCCGGGAGTGGGAGAAGTCACTTATCCGAGTGAGACAAGCCAGGCACTGATCCCATACAAGGTTGTGACAGACACCTATGATTACTTTGAAAGCCGGAACTACGTCAATGATATCAATCAGCAGTATACGCAGGTGCTGACAGCCTATGATGAGAATGGGAAGGTAAGAGAGACCTATACCTACGGAAATGAGAGACTGGATTACAGTGACGGTACAGATACGTATTACTATGGCTATACCGGAACCGGTTCGGTAGATCATCTGACAAACACAGAAGGAATACTTGAGACAGCTTACAGCTATGATGCATTTGGCAATGTCTCCGTAAGTGGAAATACAGAGATACAGAATCCGTATACCTACAATGCGGAATATATCGATGCATCGACCGGAAACCAGTACCTGAGAGCGAGATATTATGATCTAGAGGAAGGAATCTTCCTGACACAGGACAGCTATTTGGGAAGTCTGTTAGAACCACTCAGCCAGAACCTGTATACCTATGCGGAAAACAATCCGGTGAATTACAGTGATCCGAGTGGACATGGAATCTTAAGTAAGATAAAATCAGCGGCAAAAAAAGTTACAACTACGGTAAAAAATACCTATAATAAAGCCAAAACATGGGTGAAAAACACCTATAATAAGGCGAAAAACTGGGTATCCAATACCTATCAAAATGCAAAAAAGGCACTAACAAATGTAGTATCCAGTAGTGGCTCATCAGAAAAAAACAAATCCGGAAAATCTTCATCAGGGGGAAGGTATTCAAGTGGAGGAAGTAACGCAGGAAACAGAAAATATTCATCATCCAGCAGAGGAAGCAGTAAAAGTAATTTTTATCGGCCATCGACCTATGAACGGGCGAAACGCTTTGGACAGTCCAGGTATAACTGGTTTAGTTCAAAAATGAAAGAATCTGGAAATATCAGAAATTCCTGGACAAAGGCAATAGAGAAAACCGTAAGAAAATTTTGTACTACGGCAAATCGTATAAAGAAAGATGCAGTTAAGTCTGTCAAGGCTGCTAATATTGCGATCGGGATAAGTGCAATAACCATAGGCAAGATGAAATTAGAGCAGTTAAAAAAGAAACTTCCTAATATCAATATCAGTATTGATTATACGGGAACGTGGAAAGACAGTTTGCAGTTGGGACTTGGTATAGTTACGACGGGCGGAGGACTGCTCTTAACATTAGCGGGTGGTGGAAGTGAAATAGCAAGCGTTGGTTCATCCAGTGCAATCAGTATTCCGGTTGCAACAGAAGGAATTGGCATTGCAGGTTCAGGTTTAGCTATATCATTTGATGCTTTAAGGAATATGTTTGATGTACGGATTCAGAAATCGGAAAGTAGTAAAGGTGATGAATCAGGAAAGAATATACGTGGATCTTCTCAAAACTACATGGAACAGTTGGATGACTTTTCAGAAAATAAAATTGATCATATGGTTAATGGTAGTAAAGGTTCTAACCACAATTGGGAAAAGCTAGTTCCTGATAAAAATTGGAACGATATAAAAAATATTGTTAATGATGTAATGGAAAATGGAGAGGAAGGACCATATAAAAGCGTTTTCTCGAAAAAGAAGATAATAGATGGATATGAGGTTGAGGTTACTTATAATAAATTGTCAGACGGAACTGTTAGAATATCAGATGCATGGATTAATCCATAG
- a CDS encoding transposase, translating to MSRQRRNFSAKFKSDLVIELLKGEKDLNTLATENNIQPNLLRNWKKEFLNNASAVFDDKRQENLKDKLAEERKEKAEYAKKVGQLTMQVDWLKKKSEEICGPDYESKFSPKPFDY from the coding sequence ATGTCCAGACAAAGAAGAAACTTTAGTGCCAAATTTAAATCAGACCTGGTAATCGAGCTGCTTAAGGGCGAGAAAGATCTCAACACCCTTGCAACCGAGAATAACATCCAACCAAATCTGCTCCGCAATTGGAAGAAAGAATTCCTTAACAATGCCTCTGCAGTATTCGATGACAAGCGTCAGGAAAACCTCAAAGACAAGCTTGCTGAAGAACGCAAGGAAAAGGCGGAGTATGCGAAAAAGGTTGGTCAGTTAACCATGCAGGTTGACTGGCTCAAAAAAAAATCTGAAGAAATTTGTGGACCTGACTACGAGAGTAAGTTTAGTCCAAAACCTTTTGACTACTAA
- a CDS encoding IS3 family transposase: MTTKEIPASVGAKLLDINRTSIYYKTSPVSDEELACKEIIDHLHTDNPTWGARQMSAQLKNRGYHVGRRKARRYMNEMDIYPIYPKMNLSKRMQQAKGCPYLLRNAVIDAPNQAWSIDITYIPIRHGFLYLTAVID, encoded by the coding sequence TTGACTACTAAAGAAATCCCGGCATCTGTAGGAGCAAAACTGCTTGATATCAACCGTACAAGCATCTATTACAAGACTTCACCTGTATCAGACGAAGAACTGGCTTGTAAAGAGATTATCGACCATCTTCATACGGATAATCCAACCTGGGGTGCAAGGCAAATGTCTGCACAACTCAAAAACAGAGGTTATCATGTTGGGCGTCGTAAAGCACGCCGCTATATGAATGAGATGGATATTTACCCAATCTATCCTAAGATGAATCTTTCCAAGCGGATGCAACAGGCAAAGGGATGTCCTTATCTTCTTCGAAATGCCGTCATAGATGCACCAAATCAGGCGTGGTCTATTGACATTACATATATTCCAATCAGACACGGATTTCTGTATCTGACAGCTGTAATCGACTAG
- a CDS encoding integrase core domain-containing protein, whose translation MVINALKKAFAVSKPQILNSDQGCQFTSQKYIEFVKENGIRQSMDGKSRWADNIMIERWFRSFKYEEAYLTLYNNIKDARVAIGRYVHTYNFERCHSALDYKTPAECYYPAMLLPYAA comes from the coding sequence ATGGTTATCAATGCTCTAAAAAAAGCATTTGCTGTGTCAAAACCACAGATTTTGAACTCTGATCAGGGTTGTCAGTTCACAAGTCAGAAATACATTGAATTTGTAAAAGAAAACGGTATCCGTCAGAGTATGGATGGAAAAAGCCGTTGGGCTGACAACATCATGATTGAGCGATGGTTCCGCAGCTTCAAGTATGAAGAAGCTTATCTGACGCTGTATAACAACATCAAGGATGCCAGAGTTGCTATTGGACGATATGTCCACACCTATAACTTTGAAAGATGCCATTCTGCCCTTGATTACAAAACACCGGCTGAATGTTACTACCCGGCAATGCTTTTGCCGTATGCAGCTTAA